The sequence GGGTTTATCGAGGGAGGTGGATTCCAGAGTGGCCCCATCTGCAGTGGGATGGATGATGCTCTGGAAGGGAATCAGTTGTTCTCCAAGCATCGGGACATTGACGGCGAACTTGGCCCGGACCTTCCCATCCACAATGTGCAGGTCCCGGATGAACTTGACTTTGGCAAGGCTCTGGTGCGGGTCCTGAATGAAGTTCAGGGCGTCCTGGGGGCTGCCTGGGTGAGAGATGCTGCAGGTGAGTGAGGTCTGTACTTGCATGTTCTGAAAACTCCTTGCCTGAGGTTCACCCAGTATAGCTTAAACCGGGTACAAAATTTTACTCAATCCATTCCACCCGGTATTCACCGGTCTTCAGGGCTTCTGCGACATCGGCGTCGGTGGCCGCACGCAATTTGCTCTTGCGGGCAAAACGCGGTGCAGAAGAAGCGAAGCCCACCCGCACAATCATCTCATCGGTCTCTTCATCCCGGCCAATCTTCCACACCAGCTGACCGGCCAGCTGGTCCAGAGAGCGGTGCAATTCGGGAGTGATTTCCTCGTGCCCCATCCTGTCCTCCAGTGTATTCAGGGTACCATCTGCACTCTCAGTGAAAGCTTACGTTTCTTCATGACAGACGGTCTCTGGGTCTTGAGCTTCTCTTTATTCTGGTCTCTCAATCCATCGCCTGAAGCAACGCAAACTTCAGGTAACGGGTCTCGGGCACCCCGAGCATTTCCGGATGGTCCGGGGCCTGGGTGCGGCGGTCCAGAATGCGGAACCTGCGTCCGGCATCCCGGGCAGCATCTCCCAGCATCTCGTAGAAATCGCTGTCTGAAACGTGGAAAGAGCAGCTGGAACTTGCCAGCACCCCACCAGGATTCAGCAGCTTCATGCACCTCAGGTTCAGTTCCTTGTAGGCCCCATAGGCAGCCTCCAGGTCCTTGCGGCGTTTGGCAAAGGCCGGAGGGTCCAGGCTGATGGTGTCAAACCTGATGCCAGAGCGCTCAAGTTCCCGCAGGCGGTCAAAGGCATTGGCCACCGTGAAAGTCACATGGTGAAAGCCATTCAGCTGCATGTTCTCCTCGGCCCGTTTCAGGGCCTCCTCGGAGACATCAATGCACTCCAGCGCATCACACTTTCCGGCCAGATGCAGGGCAAAAGAACCGTGGTAGCTGAACACATCCAGCCCGTTCCCCCGGGCATGTTGCCCGAGCAGGGTGCGGTTTTCCCGCTGGTCCAGAAACGCCCCGGTTTTCTGACCGGTGTAGGGATTCACCAGATAACGCACGTCTGCTTCACGGCATTCGATGGTCTCGGGCACCTCGCCATACAGCACCACATTCTCGGTGCTCAGGCCCTCCAGTTCCCGGTTCTTGTTCTCAAAACGCCCCAGGATGCCTCTGGGCTGCACACGGTCAATCAGCACCTGCAGCAGGTCATCCAGATAGATTTCCAGTGCAGCAGAGCCGTTCTGCACCACCAGGTAATCCTGATATTTGTCCACCACCAGGGCAGGCAATTCATCTGCCTCGGCGTGAATCAGACGGTAACTGTCCGCGTCTGGCTGAAGGCTCTCCCGGTAATCCAGCGCCGCATGCACCCGCTCAATCAGGGTGTCCACACTGGCTTCCTTCCAGTAGGTCAGCACCCGCACACTGATCTCACTCTGGGCGTTCACCAGGGCGTAACCCAGCACCCGACCCCTGTCATCCTCCACCGGATGGATGCCCACTTCACGGGGCAGGCTCAGGGTGTCCGACCTGTACACCCAGGGGTGACGGGTTTTGAAGCGTTCCAGACCTCTTTTGCTCAGCACAGCACTTGACATGAAAACTCCTCTGTTTGCAGGCACCTGATGCACTCAGGCCGAATAAAAAAGCAGCTCAGGCGAATCCTGAACTGCACCTCAAAGGCAATTTTAGCATTTACAACTTGAACTTGACCTCTTCGTCTTCCTTGACGCTGATGCCCTGATCGGGTTCCACTCCCGCATTGCGGGCCAGCCCTCCATAGAAGGCAGAGTTTTCAGAGTATTCCGTTCTGGGGCGAATACGGAAGGACAGCCAGATCAGAAATGCAGGCAGCACAACGAACATCAGAATTCCAACCCACATGGGAGACCTCCAGATCAGCAGATGCCTCACCGTAACACAACAAGCCTCACAGATCTCTTCCCTGTGGGGCTGAATCGTCCATTGTGCTTACACCAGCCCTACTGGTCCTTGAGGCCCTTGATCTCCTCAATGAACCTTTCCAGAGAATCAAACTCCCGGTACACCGAGGCAAAACGGATGTAGGCCACCTCATCCAATGGTTTCAGGAACAGCATCGCCCTGCGGCCAATCTCCTCCGAGGTGATTTCGTGGGTGGGGTTCTCATCCTCGAAGCTGTAAGCAAACTTGCGCAGCAGTTCATGGTTGATGGGACGCTTCTCGGTGGCGAGCATCAGGCCCCGCAGCAACTTGTCCGGATTGAAAGGCTCTCTGTGGAGGTCCCTTTTCACCACCATCAGGGGCTCAAGCTGTGCCCGCTCATAGGTGGTGAAACGCCGTCCACAGCGCTCACACTCCCGGCGTCTCCTGATTGAAGCCCCCTCATCGCTGGGTCGGGAATTGATCACCCGGGTGTCTGCAGAAGAGCAGTAAGGGCACTTCACGCATTCTCCTCTTCCCACTCGGCTTCAGCCTCTGCGGCTTCGAGGGCTTCGAGGGCTTCGGGTTTGGGCACCGGAGGGAGGGGCACATTGATGATGTTCCCGACGATGTGCTCCATTCTGGGGTCTGCAAAGTGACACACCGCCGTGCTGAGCCCCACATCCCACTCATCGCTGTGTGCGGCGCGGCTCGGGATCAGCAGGTTCACCCGCAGGTTCTCCTGAACAGAATGCTGGGTCAGGTGGATCAGGGCACCCCGGAAGGCATGCATGTGCAGCAGTTGAGCGTCCAGGGGAGGGGCCACAATGGTCACCCAGGTGTGCTGGTGGTTGCGCTTGATGTGCTGCAAAATGGTCAGGCTGGAGCGCACATTGTAATTGGCGATTTCCACCCACTCGGCTTCGGGAAGGTAATCAAAATGAGAATAGCTCACCCGGTCTGCCACATGAACAATCCCGTGCACCTCGCCAAAAATCTCGGTGACCTTCTCCAGGGCGGCCCGCCAGTCCGACATGCTGGTGGGGCTTGCCTTGATCGGAATGGCTTCCCCTCCCTGTTCTTCAATTTCAGAGGCCAGCACACTGATGGCCTCGGGGTTCTCGCTGAGCAGAATCACTGTGGCGTCCATCTCTGCAAGCAGGATGGCAATGGAGCGACCAAATCCCTGGTCGGCGTTGGTCACAGCGACAATGCGACCATCCAGAGCACAGAAATCAGACGACTGGGCGTGAGGATGAGACATCATGCCCTTAGTGTACACCGAGAGAGGAAAGTGTAACCGTTACGCAAATGGGAGAGCGGTCAACAGTCAGCCATCAGCTTTCAGCAAAAGATGGGCTGGTTTACAGTTCACAGTAGACAGTTCACAGCGAACCTCTCATGTGCTCTGGCCTCATGCTTCAAACAAAACTCCTGTGAAGAGGCAGTTGCTGTTCATTTAAAACTGTCAACTGTAAACTGTTAAACCCCTTCTTGCGCCAGATCATTGAAGCGCACGTGCTGGCTGTGGAATTGCAACTTGACTGTTCCCACGGGTCCGTTTCTCTGTTTGCCGATGATGATTTCAGCAATGCCCTGTTGATCTGTTTCTTTGTTGTAATACTCATCACGGTAAATGAACATGACAATATCTGCATCCTGCTCAATTGCACCCGAGTTGTGGCTCACAATGCCATCTGCAAGCCAGGACGCTGGACCGGGAACCGTCAGGTCGAACACTTCTTCTTCACCTGCAGGGGTGATGCTCACCACTTCATCCCAGAATAGGTCGGAAGTGGCTTTTTTCTGCAGCTCAGGATCATTCAGAAGTTCAGCATAGTCCATGACCACAGCCCTGGAAGGGGCGAACTTGAAGTGGGATGATCCACCGTAAGAGGTGCCCCTCAGTGCGGCCATCTGGCGGGTGGTGATGCCCTGTTCCTGCATGCGGTTGCGCACCCCATCAAAGACCTCAATGGGGAGGGTGTCGATGTTGGTGTTGGCTTCTCTGGCTTCCAGATGTGCCCTGAGTCTGGCGGCATCCTCCACCTTGCAACCCGTGGCCCCCACCTGATCCAGGAACAGCATCTGCTGGGTTTTCCCGGAGACCTCCACCACGTACATGGGGCGGTATTCTCCCTGCTGGACCGTGCGGATTCTGGCCACAATGCCGAAGCGCAACAGCAGGGCCGCAACATCTCTGGCAAGCTGAACACTGTTGGTGGAGAAGTTGATCCTGCTGGAGGAGTTTGTTGTTTTTGGTGTGAAGAAGGTGCCATCTGTGGCCCAGAGGTTGCGCAGCAGCAAAGCCACCTGGGTGTTGCTCAGCTGGAAGACCCCTGCAGGGAGGTGCTTCTCATGGGAACGCTGGTTGAAAATGCCCAGATCCCTGAGCCACTTGTTGATGCCTCTGGCTTCCCAGCGGTTGCCGTTGCCACTGAAGACCAGCTGGTGCCAGTTGCCCTTGCCTGCATGGCGGTTCACCTGCATCCCAAATTCCAGGGCGGCTTGAGTGACCAGTCTGCTGTTTTCTTCAGAAGCCGTTGTGTAACGCAGAGGCTGTCCTTTCAGGTAACTGCCATCTCCCACCAGATGCCCCAGCAAGATGAGTTCAGCTTCCTTCCAGACCAGAGGTTTCGCAGGTTCTGGCACCCTCCGGGCCACAGCAATCCGGTCTCCCGGTTTGATGTGCTGCAGTTCCTGCCAGCCATGTGCCGTGTAAATGCGGTGCTTCTCGGTGGAACGCAGTGTCCGTCCGCTGGCCAGCTTCATTTCGAAGATGGGCTTGACCCCGACACTCCAGACCCGGTCACTGGTGAAGGCCGCCACTTTTTCATCTTCAGTCATGGCCAGCACTTCGGGAGTGGTCCCAACCAGTTCACGAATGGGCTTTCTGCTGCCATCTGAGAGCATGACCAGGGTGTCTCCTGGGACACACTCACGCAGGTCAGACAGCATTGGTCTGTGATTTGGGCGTTGTTCTACTGCACGAGACAGCTGTGATAGAACAATCACCGGGACTTCAAGTTCACGGGCAATTCCTTT comes from Deinococcus cellulosilyticus NBRC 106333 = KACC 11606 and encodes:
- a CDS encoding DUF3809 domain-containing protein is translated as MQVQTSLTCSISHPGSPQDALNFIQDPHQSLAKVKFIRDLHIVDGKVRAKFAVNVPMLGEQLIPFQSIIHPTADGATLESTSLDKPAWAEVSGKAHLEGSEMKYELHVTVHFEIPEAQKWGGNAFLKMVEATAKQTLDKVSKEFPRALKDAANA
- a CDS encoding class I SAM-dependent rRNA methyltransferase, translated to MSSAVLSKRGLERFKTRHPWVYRSDTLSLPREVGIHPVEDDRGRVLGYALVNAQSEISVRVLTYWKEASVDTLIERVHAALDYRESLQPDADSYRLIHAEADELPALVVDKYQDYLVVQNGSAALEIYLDDLLQVLIDRVQPRGILGRFENKNRELEGLSTENVVLYGEVPETIECREADVRYLVNPYTGQKTGAFLDQRENRTLLGQHARGNGLDVFSYHGSFALHLAGKCDALECIDVSEEALKRAEENMQLNGFHHVTFTVANAFDRLRELERSGIRFDTISLDPPAFAKRRKDLEAAYGAYKELNLRCMKLLNPGGVLASSSCSFHVSDSDFYEMLGDAARDAGRRFRILDRRTQAPDHPEMLGVPETRYLKFALLQAMD
- a CDS encoding DUF3248 domain-containing protein, producing the protein MGHEEITPELHRSLDQLAGQLVWKIGRDEETDEMIVRVGFASSAPRFARKSKLRAATDADVAEALKTGEYRVEWIE
- a CDS encoding SDR family NAD(P)-dependent oxidoreductase, which gives rise to MMSHPHAQSSDFCALDGRIVAVTNADQGFGRSIAILLAEMDATVILLSENPEAISVLASEIEEQGGEAIPIKASPTSMSDWRAALEKVTEIFGEVHGIVHVADRVSYSHFDYLPEAEWVEIANYNVRSSLTILQHIKRNHQHTWVTIVAPPLDAQLLHMHAFRGALIHLTQHSVQENLRVNLLIPSRAAHSDEWDVGLSTAVCHFADPRMEHIVGNIINVPLPPVPKPEALEALEAAEAEAEWEEENA
- the nrdR gene encoding transcriptional regulator NrdR, producing MKCPYCSSADTRVINSRPSDEGASIRRRRECERCGRRFTTYERAQLEPLMVVKRDLHREPFNPDKLLRGLMLATEKRPINHELLRKFAYSFEDENPTHEITSEEIGRRAMLFLKPLDEVAYIRFASVYREFDSLERFIEEIKGLKDQ